One window of the Archangium primigenium genome contains the following:
- a CDS encoding ABC transporter permease, whose translation MSAHRTKVLRVAAEELRALARNRVAMIASVTLAALLVTSALLGVEQRDATRAARARYQATADEAFDAQPDRHPHRMVHYGQFVFRPLSALAFFDPGVDGFTGNTVFLEGHRQNSANFSEARQSSLLLRFGQLTPAFVLQTLAPLLIVFLAFGAVAREREQGTLRLLLAQGLRPSELALGKLGAHAGVVAAIAAPALLVLTAAGLAGWVPPMPSLLLVSGYLLYLSIWAVGALLVSLRVRRARDAMIVLVAAWMGVVILAPRLLPELAVARVPTPTRIETDVAIHQELKRLGDSHDPDDPYFSEFKAKTLAHYGVDSVEALPVQWAGLVAMEGERMTSGLFDRHARDAFAREAEQNQLVRRFGVLSPLIAVRQLSMSLAATDTESHQDFLEQVERHRYAFVQALNLLQVTKIPNQNAGADPRIAAEHWKTLPGFTYRPPDVLQLAGDRIQASLLVLVCWLVALLVGCGLAARRLEEASR comes from the coding sequence ATGAGCGCCCACCGCACGAAGGTGCTCCGAGTCGCCGCCGAGGAGCTGCGGGCCCTGGCGCGCAACCGCGTGGCGATGATCGCCAGCGTCACGCTCGCGGCCCTGTTGGTGACCTCCGCCCTCCTGGGCGTGGAGCAGCGCGATGCCACGCGGGCGGCCCGGGCCCGCTACCAGGCCACGGCGGACGAGGCGTTCGACGCCCAGCCGGACCGACACCCGCACCGGATGGTGCACTACGGGCAGTTCGTCTTCCGGCCCCTCTCGGCCCTGGCCTTCTTCGATCCGGGAGTGGATGGCTTCACCGGCAACACGGTGTTCCTGGAAGGGCACCGGCAGAACAGCGCCAACTTCAGCGAGGCGCGGCAGTCCTCGCTGCTGTTGCGGTTTGGTCAGCTGACGCCGGCCTTCGTGCTGCAGACCCTGGCGCCGCTGCTCATCGTCTTCCTCGCCTTCGGGGCCGTCGCCCGCGAGCGCGAGCAGGGGACCTTGCGGCTCCTGCTGGCCCAGGGCTTGCGCCCGTCCGAGCTCGCCCTGGGCAAGCTGGGGGCCCATGCCGGGGTGGTGGCCGCGATCGCCGCGCCGGCGCTCCTGGTGCTGACGGCCGCGGGGCTCGCGGGCTGGGTGCCCCCCATGCCCAGCCTGCTGCTGGTGTCCGGCTATCTCCTCTACCTGTCCATCTGGGCGGTGGGGGCCCTGCTCGTGTCGCTGCGGGTCCGGCGCGCCCGGGACGCGATGATCGTCCTGGTGGCGGCCTGGATGGGCGTGGTCATCCTCGCGCCCCGGCTCCTTCCCGAGCTCGCGGTGGCACGCGTCCCCACGCCCACGCGCATCGAGACGGACGTGGCCATTCATCAGGAACTCAAGCGGCTCGGCGACAGCCACGATCCGGACGACCCCTACTTCTCCGAGTTCAAGGCGAAGACCCTCGCCCACTATGGCGTCGACTCGGTGGAGGCGCTTCCCGTCCAGTGGGCGGGCCTGGTCGCCATGGAGGGCGAGCGCATGACGAGCGGACTGTTCGATCGCCATGCGCGGGACGCCTTCGCCCGCGAGGCCGAGCAGAACCAGCTCGTGCGCCGGTTCGGGGTGCTCAGCCCGCTCATCGCCGTGCGCCAGCTCTCCATGAGTCTGGCCGCCACCGACACCGAGAGCCACCAGGACTTCCTGGAGCAGGTGGAGCGGCACCGCTACGCCTTCGTCCAGGCGCTCAACCTCCTGCAGGTGACGAAGATCCCCAACCAGAACGCCGGCGCGGACCCTCGGATCGCCGCCGAGCATTGGAAGACACTGCCCGGCTTCACCTACCGGCCACCGGACGTGCTCCAGCTCGCGGGCGACCGCATCCAGGCCAGTCTCCTGGTGCTGGTCTGCTGGCTCGTGGCGCTGCTCGTCGGTTGTGGCCTCGCGGCCCGGCGTCTGGAGGAGGCCTCGCGATGA
- a CDS encoding ABC transporter permease: protein MSTWTVELRLLLRAPLSVGALLLLLLLTALSVAAGLAATARQAAIIERVEATQGQDLDAVTREYGKPEGDAGSAAYYTFHLTTDPPSPLAFAAMGQRDVQPYVLRVRLLGLQSQLYESETLNPELALPGAFDFAFVLIYLAPLVIIALMHELVSGEREAGRLRLLVSLPGSGLGVWGRRGLLRSLLVLGALLVPFGVGAVIARAPVAGTLTIALATALYAAFWSALSLWVSARGRGSAANGAALMACWIALTLLAPALANAVISRALPVAQGVDLTLAQRERVHRAWDIPKEETFRPFFVKHPEWRDTPPVLGRFHWKWYYAMHEVGDDGVAAEVADYRQSLTAREAWAARLGWVLPAAAVQTFLHRAADSDLRAQLAYQRGIEAFHTRLRAFYYPYLFHERPFQRADFEQLPRYEPRPSSASLPLAPMLGLLVLAALACGAAIRGVRALSSFAAREGQ, encoded by the coding sequence ATGAGCACCTGGACCGTGGAACTCCGATTGTTGCTCCGGGCGCCGTTGAGCGTGGGCGCGCTGCTGTTGCTGCTGCTGCTCACGGCCCTGTCCGTGGCGGCCGGCCTCGCGGCGACCGCCCGGCAGGCCGCCATCATCGAGCGGGTGGAAGCCACGCAGGGGCAGGACCTGGACGCGGTGACCCGGGAGTACGGCAAGCCCGAGGGAGACGCGGGCTCCGCCGCCTATTACACCTTCCACCTCACCACGGATCCTCCATCGCCCCTGGCCTTCGCGGCGATGGGCCAGCGGGATGTGCAGCCCTATGTCCTGCGGGTGCGGCTGCTGGGCTTGCAGTCCCAACTCTACGAGTCCGAGACCTTGAACCCGGAGCTCGCGCTCCCCGGCGCGTTCGACTTCGCCTTCGTGCTCATCTACCTGGCGCCCCTGGTCATCATCGCCCTGATGCACGAGCTGGTGTCAGGCGAGCGCGAGGCGGGGCGGCTGCGGCTCCTGGTCTCCCTGCCGGGCTCGGGCCTCGGGGTCTGGGGACGCCGCGGCCTGCTGCGCTCCCTGCTGGTCCTGGGCGCCTTGCTCGTCCCGTTCGGGGTGGGCGCGGTGATCGCCCGGGCCCCGGTGGCGGGCACCCTGACCATCGCCCTGGCGACGGCGCTCTACGCGGCGTTCTGGTCGGCGCTGTCGCTCTGGGTCTCCGCGCGAGGCCGCGGCTCGGCGGCCAACGGCGCGGCGCTGATGGCCTGTTGGATCGCGCTGACCCTGCTGGCGCCCGCGCTGGCCAACGCCGTCATCTCCCGCGCCCTCCCCGTGGCCCAAGGCGTCGACCTGACCCTGGCCCAGCGCGAGCGGGTGCACCGGGCCTGGGACATTCCCAAGGAGGAGACCTTCCGGCCCTTCTTCGTCAAGCATCCGGAGTGGCGCGACACGCCGCCGGTGCTCGGGCGCTTCCATTGGAAGTGGTACTACGCCATGCACGAGGTGGGGGATGACGGGGTCGCCGCCGAGGTGGCGGACTACCGCCAGAGCCTGACGGCGCGCGAGGCATGGGCCGCCCGGCTCGGCTGGGTGCTCCCGGCGGCCGCCGTGCAGACGTTCCTCCACCGGGCCGCGGACAGCGACCTGCGGGCGCAGCTGGCCTACCAGCGGGGCATCGAGGCGTTCCATACCCGGCTGCGCGCTTTCTATTACCCGTACCTGTTCCACGAGCGGCCGTTCCAACGGGCCGACTTCGAGCAGCTGCCCCGCTACGAACCCCGGCCGTCGAGCGCCTCCCTGCCACTCGCGCCGATGCTCGGGTTGCTGGTGCTGGCGGCGCTCGCCTGCGGTGCCGCCATTCGAGGGGTCCGCGCGCTGTCCTCGTTCGCGGCTCGGGAAGGGCAGTGA
- a CDS encoding N-acyl homoserine lactonase family protein, whose protein sequence is MSAVRRLFILRCGYEILPRSVSLRGADPTVILCEPVCAYLLDTAHGWVLFDTGADPAALKDPLRRQRFQGPGWVAPPVILPEHELLPQLARLGVQPEDIHAVILSHVHYDHTGHLKYFPRASIHIQRREYAYAMGPHGNPAVFDEDFRLPDRDWRLVDGDWELMPGVRGVLTLGHMPGHQSLVVELPRSGTKILVADAGDLRENFEREIAPGECEDPALGIASIRKLKAIRDASGGELVLLHDPDEVHARPLAPACYD, encoded by the coding sequence ATGAGCGCCGTGCGCCGCCTGTTCATCCTCCGCTGTGGCTATGAGATCCTCCCCCGCTCCGTGTCCCTCCGAGGCGCGGATCCCACCGTCATCCTGTGCGAGCCCGTGTGCGCGTACCTCCTGGACACGGCGCACGGCTGGGTGCTCTTCGACACGGGCGCGGATCCGGCGGCGCTGAAGGATCCCCTCCGCCGCCAGCGGTTCCAGGGTCCTGGCTGGGTCGCCCCGCCCGTCATCCTGCCCGAGCACGAGCTGCTGCCCCAGCTGGCCCGGCTGGGGGTCCAGCCCGAGGACATCCACGCGGTGATCCTCAGCCACGTGCACTACGACCACACGGGCCACCTCAAGTACTTCCCCCGGGCGAGCATCCACATCCAGCGCCGGGAGTACGCCTACGCCATGGGTCCCCACGGCAACCCGGCGGTGTTCGATGAGGACTTCCGGCTGCCGGACCGCGACTGGCGGCTGGTGGACGGGGACTGGGAGCTGATGCCCGGCGTGCGCGGCGTGCTGACGCTCGGCCACATGCCGGGGCACCAGTCCCTCGTCGTCGAGTTGCCCCGGAGTGGCACGAAGATCCTCGTGGCCGACGCGGGAGACCTGCGCGAGAACTTCGAGCGGGAGATTGCCCCGGGCGAGTGCGAGGACCCCGCGCTGGGGATTGCCTCGATCCGCAAGCTCAAGGCGATCCGCGACGCCTCGGGGGGAGAGCTCGTCCTGCTGCATGACCCGGACGAGGTGCACGCCCGGCCCCTGGCCCCCGCCTGCTACGATTGA
- a CDS encoding sensor histidine kinase has product MLSFGKTDLLRMQRTNYFIGAGGLVLGLVLHCAVLGAWSVNLILLQSAWVLIFVLMGIGLGADRLSLKWTGTAAAALAFLGLTGFILLSGGANSPYFHILIALPFLQAVYSPDSRLPAVVGGVSSLLAILLFNAWGGVPLPKQILTVTSFCIFLGLALYGTRMYRHILHSHVAAHQERLRALERLAESERLRGEAERARAEVERLVLVGQLAAGVAHEVNNPLAYVKANLSYLQRETRGGGGTLGREELQEMLDETQQGVLRIQQIVEDLRGFSRAGTSPEERGGLPEALSEATRLAAMRLHGGEVVLELPSGLPMVRLGQRHMVQVLLNLLINAGDAVESARPVRRPRIQVRVRREEGGVRVQVEDNGPGIPEAVLPHLFEPFFTTKPPGKGTGLGLALCREYVARVGGTLQAENHPGGARFVLLLPEAPGLPVPVRMPRDEPWLTR; this is encoded by the coding sequence ATGTTGTCCTTTGGGAAGACGGACCTGCTGCGGATGCAGCGCACGAACTACTTCATCGGCGCGGGGGGCCTGGTGTTGGGGTTGGTGTTGCACTGCGCGGTGCTGGGCGCGTGGTCCGTGAACCTCATCCTCCTCCAGTCCGCGTGGGTCCTGATCTTCGTGTTGATGGGGATCGGCCTGGGCGCGGACCGGCTGTCCCTGAAATGGACGGGCACCGCCGCCGCGGCCCTCGCGTTCCTGGGGCTCACGGGCTTCATCCTGCTGAGCGGCGGCGCCAACAGTCCCTACTTCCACATCCTCATCGCCCTGCCTTTCCTCCAGGCCGTGTACTCGCCGGACAGCCGCCTGCCCGCGGTGGTGGGCGGGGTCAGCTCGCTGCTGGCCATCCTCCTCTTCAACGCGTGGGGCGGCGTCCCCCTGCCCAAGCAGATCCTCACGGTGACGAGCTTCTGCATCTTCCTGGGCCTGGCGCTCTACGGCACCCGCATGTACCGGCACATCCTCCACTCGCATGTCGCGGCCCATCAGGAGCGACTCCGGGCGCTCGAACGGCTCGCGGAGAGCGAGCGGCTGCGCGGCGAGGCCGAGAGAGCGCGCGCGGAGGTGGAGCGGCTGGTGCTCGTGGGACAGCTGGCCGCCGGGGTGGCGCACGAGGTGAACAACCCCCTGGCCTATGTGAAGGCCAACCTGAGCTACCTGCAGCGCGAGACGCGCGGCGGCGGAGGGACGCTCGGGCGCGAGGAGCTCCAGGAGATGCTCGACGAGACCCAGCAGGGCGTGCTGCGCATCCAGCAGATCGTCGAGGACCTGCGGGGCTTCTCGCGCGCCGGCACGTCTCCGGAGGAGCGGGGGGGACTGCCGGAGGCCTTGTCCGAGGCGACCCGGCTGGCGGCGATGCGGCTGCACGGCGGCGAGGTGGTGCTGGAGCTGCCGTCGGGCCTCCCCATGGTCCGGCTGGGCCAGCGGCACATGGTGCAGGTGCTGCTCAACCTGCTGATCAACGCCGGGGACGCGGTGGAATCGGCGCGGCCCGTGCGGCGACCGCGCATCCAGGTGCGGGTCCGGCGCGAGGAGGGCGGCGTGCGCGTGCAGGTGGAGGACAACGGGCCGGGCATCCCCGAGGCGGTGCTGCCCCACCTCTTCGAGCCCTTCTTCACCACCAAGCCCCCGGGCAAGGGCACGGGCCTGGGCCTGGCGCTGTGCCGGGAGTACGTGGCGCGGGTGGGGGGCACGCTCCAGGCGGAGAATCATCCGGGCGGCGCGCGCTTCGTGCTCCTCTTGCCCGAGGCCCCCGGGCTGCCCGTGCCCGTGCGGATGCCCCGGGACGAGCCCTGGCTCACCAGGTGA
- a CDS encoding OB-fold protein: protein MTRAWWVLVAVVLGGVGCKKEAPASMELVRASPDALLASFDATGKELEVVGLVKDIRDAGGLLTVSLETRHASRTVACQADAAQSVAVGRLVQGQLVALQGLARGAQGEDILLDRCRVSWTGPSPRTDPPGGREAVRAARSLEVCLIPILVDRQRRGGLTRPDGKPSTEATFRQMHPEEFQRLEAAAKSARAELATLGLTALSCEHPLIHLLNRCERGSTQERGGAECASRYVVEIRDLLPH, encoded by the coding sequence GTGACGCGTGCGTGGTGGGTGCTGGTGGCGGTGGTGCTGGGGGGGGTCGGTTGCAAGAAGGAGGCACCCGCCTCGATGGAGCTGGTCCGCGCCTCACCGGATGCCCTGCTCGCCTCCTTCGACGCCACCGGCAAGGAGCTGGAGGTGGTCGGCCTGGTGAAGGACATCCGCGACGCCGGCGGGCTCTTGACCGTGTCCCTCGAGACGCGCCACGCCTCCCGCACGGTGGCGTGTCAGGCGGACGCGGCCCAGTCGGTGGCCGTGGGTCGGCTCGTGCAAGGCCAGCTCGTGGCGCTGCAGGGGCTCGCCCGGGGCGCCCAGGGTGAAGACATCCTGCTGGACCGATGCCGGGTGAGCTGGACGGGACCGTCGCCCCGGACGGATCCCCCCGGGGGACGCGAGGCCGTGCGCGCGGCACGTTCCCTGGAGGTGTGCCTGATTCCCATCCTCGTGGACAGGCAGCGGCGCGGGGGCCTGACCCGGCCGGACGGCAAACCCTCCACCGAGGCCACCTTCCGGCAGATGCACCCCGAGGAGTTCCAGCGGCTCGAGGCCGCCGCGAAGTCCGCCCGCGCGGAGCTGGCCACCCTGGGCCTCACCGCGCTGTCCTGCGAGCACCCGCTCATCCACCTGCTCAATCGCTGTGAGAGGGGCTCCACGCAGGAGCGCGGGGGCGCGGAGTGCGCGTCCCGGTACGTGGTGGAGATCCGCGACCTGCTGCCCCACTGA
- a CDS encoding RICIN domain-containing protein has translation MTPRFVTSLATALAVSAMSLATSALAAPNVTSPVKGLAGKCLDVSGGNTASGTRIQLWDCNGSAAQNWAFQADGTVRSFGKCLDVSNSGTADGTVIQLWDCNGSAAQQWLHTGANDLVNPQANKCLDVSGGNSASGTPLQLWTCNGSAAQKWTANVRPVNSRRTVVYYQTQYANGVYVSPLGLTNNNTRVTDVIVAAIHLNSPTLVHLNDDPPSASKFTQMWADLRTMQSRGVRVLGMVGGAAQGSYKRLDTEFTTYYPLLKNIITTYRLDGVDLDVEEYMSLAGMERVIRALRADFGDDFVITLAPVATALYGGGNLSGFNYEQLYRNVGGQISWFNAQFYNGWGYMGSTANYQSIINRRVIPAQKVVAGMLSNPGNGGSGYVDITTAQNTVRALVGGSQDFGGVASWEYFNSLPGDRAAPWQWAGTMSSAMGR, from the coding sequence ATGACTCCACGGTTCGTCACGTCCCTGGCCACGGCGCTCGCCGTCTCCGCCATGTCCCTCGCCACCTCGGCCCTCGCGGCCCCCAACGTCACCTCTCCGGTGAAGGGCCTCGCCGGCAAGTGCCTGGATGTGTCCGGCGGCAACACCGCGAGCGGCACCCGCATCCAGCTCTGGGACTGCAACGGCAGCGCCGCCCAGAACTGGGCCTTCCAGGCCGACGGGACGGTCCGCTCCTTCGGCAAGTGCCTGGACGTGTCCAACTCGGGCACCGCGGATGGCACCGTCATCCAGCTGTGGGACTGCAATGGCAGCGCCGCCCAGCAGTGGCTGCACACCGGCGCCAATGATCTGGTGAACCCCCAGGCCAACAAGTGCCTGGATGTGTCCGGCGGCAACAGCGCGAGCGGCACCCCGCTCCAGCTGTGGACCTGCAATGGCAGCGCCGCCCAGAAGTGGACCGCCAACGTGCGCCCGGTCAACAGCCGCCGCACCGTCGTCTACTACCAGACGCAGTACGCCAATGGCGTGTACGTGTCGCCGCTCGGGCTGACGAACAACAACACCCGCGTCACCGACGTCATCGTCGCCGCCATCCACCTCAACTCCCCCACCCTCGTCCACCTCAACGACGATCCGCCGAGTGCGTCCAAGTTCACCCAGATGTGGGCGGACCTGCGGACGATGCAGTCGCGCGGCGTGCGGGTGCTCGGCATGGTGGGCGGCGCGGCGCAGGGCAGCTACAAGCGCCTGGACACCGAGTTCACCACCTACTACCCCCTCCTCAAGAACATCATCACCACGTACCGGCTGGATGGCGTGGACCTGGACGTCGAGGAGTACATGTCGCTGGCCGGCATGGAGCGCGTCATCCGCGCCTTGCGCGCCGACTTCGGTGACGACTTCGTCATCACGCTCGCCCCGGTGGCCACCGCGCTCTACGGCGGCGGCAACCTCTCTGGCTTCAACTACGAGCAGCTCTACCGGAACGTGGGCGGGCAGATCTCGTGGTTCAACGCCCAGTTCTACAATGGCTGGGGCTACATGGGTTCCACCGCCAACTACCAGTCCATCATCAACCGCCGTGTCATCCCCGCCCAGAAGGTGGTGGCCGGCATGCTGAGCAACCCCGGGAACGGCGGCTCGGGCTACGTGGACATCACCACGGCGCAGAACACCGTGCGCGCGCTCGTGGGCGGCTCCCAGGACTTCGGCGGCGTGGCGAGCTGGGAGTACTTCAACTCGCTGCCGGGAGACCGCGCCGCGCCCTGGCAGTGGGCGGGCACGATGTCCTCGGCCATGGGCCGCTAG
- a CDS encoding TetR/AcrR family transcriptional regulator, protein MNDTPEKRGGTRRYDPERRDRIIDAALAVIAEGGVAGTSHRRVAERAGVPLGSMTYHFTSMDELLREAFTRFATRMSAHFTARIAAAADLDALAETVVQLVHEDLAASPEDLVISLELYTLAARQPAFRQLTHDWMRQSRQALERLVDARTAYELDALIEGLFIHTSLDSIPRSRAVTRDAVRRILSL, encoded by the coding sequence ATGAACGACACACCGGAGAAACGAGGGGGGACGCGTCGGTACGATCCCGAGCGCCGCGATCGCATCATCGACGCGGCCCTGGCGGTCATCGCCGAGGGAGGCGTCGCGGGCACCTCGCACCGCCGGGTCGCGGAGCGCGCCGGGGTGCCGCTCGGCTCGATGACCTACCACTTCACGAGCATGGACGAGCTCTTGCGCGAGGCGTTCACGCGCTTCGCCACGCGCATGAGCGCGCACTTCACCGCGCGCATCGCGGCGGCGGCGGACCTCGACGCGCTGGCCGAGACCGTCGTCCAGCTGGTGCACGAGGACCTGGCGGCCAGCCCGGAGGATCTCGTGATTTCCCTCGAGCTCTACACGCTCGCCGCGCGCCAGCCCGCCTTCCGGCAACTCACCCATGACTGGATGCGCCAGAGCCGCCAGGCGCTCGAGCGGCTCGTCGACGCCCGGACGGCATACGAACTCGATGCCCTCATCGAAGGCCTGTTCATCCACACGAGTCTCGACTCAATTCCCCGCAGCCGCGCCGTCACCCGCGACGCCGTGCGCCGCATCCTCTCGCTCTGA
- a CDS encoding MFS transporter, translating to MTTDSPVPTPRPPRAARLAVAALFLTNGAIFANLLPRYPQIKADLGLGNAEYGLAVAAFPFGALVAGLTAGALIRRFRSSRVAVAGTLLTSAGVLLAGLAPTWGLLAGALFFAGCMDAITDVAQNSHGLRVQRLYGRSILNGFHAIWSVGAVCGGLMGGLAASLHLPRGVHLALSAGLFALVALTALRSTLPGPEPVESSERAEQGARTEGFSARLGLMIAALVLIAIGGTLVEDAGSTWAAVYLSGTLGTSIAVASFGYIALVGAQFVGRLLGDGLVDRFGQRAVARTGGATLVVGMGSALLFPSVPGTLVGFALAGFGVATLVPAAMHGADELPGLRAGTGLTVVSWLMRLGFLLSPPVVGLVADAVGLRVGLLVVPFAGLLVLSLAGVLSATRASPRASGKRGDGEDWNAKLEEVR from the coding sequence ATGACGACTGATTCTCCTGTTCCGACGCCGCGTCCGCCCCGGGCCGCGCGCCTCGCCGTCGCGGCCCTGTTCCTCACCAACGGCGCGATCTTCGCCAACCTGTTGCCGCGCTATCCGCAGATCAAGGCCGACCTCGGGCTCGGCAACGCCGAGTATGGCCTCGCCGTCGCGGCGTTTCCGTTCGGCGCCCTGGTGGCCGGGCTCACCGCGGGGGCCCTCATCCGCCGCTTCCGCTCGTCGCGCGTCGCCGTGGCGGGCACGCTGCTCACGAGCGCGGGCGTGCTGCTCGCGGGACTGGCGCCCACCTGGGGCCTGCTCGCCGGGGCGCTCTTCTTCGCGGGCTGCATGGACGCCATCACCGACGTGGCGCAGAACTCGCACGGCCTGCGCGTGCAGCGGCTCTACGGCCGGTCCATCCTCAACGGGTTCCACGCCATCTGGAGTGTCGGCGCGGTGTGCGGGGGCCTCATGGGGGGCCTCGCCGCGAGCCTCCACCTGCCGCGCGGTGTGCACCTGGCCCTGTCGGCCGGGCTCTTCGCGCTCGTCGCGCTGACGGCGCTGCGCTCCACGCTGCCGGGCCCGGAGCCCGTCGAGTCCAGCGAGCGCGCCGAGCAAGGCGCTCGGACGGAGGGCTTTTCCGCGCGCCTCGGGCTCATGATCGCGGCGCTCGTGCTCATCGCCATCGGCGGCACGCTCGTCGAGGACGCGGGCTCCACCTGGGCGGCCGTCTATCTCTCCGGCACGCTCGGCACGAGTATCGCCGTCGCCTCGTTCGGCTACATCGCGCTCGTGGGCGCGCAGTTCGTCGGGCGGCTGCTCGGCGATGGCCTCGTCGACAGGTTCGGTCAGCGCGCGGTCGCCCGGACAGGCGGCGCGACCCTGGTGGTGGGCATGGGCTCGGCGCTGCTGTTCCCCTCGGTGCCGGGCACCCTCGTGGGCTTCGCGCTCGCGGGCTTCGGCGTCGCGACGCTGGTGCCCGCCGCGATGCACGGCGCCGACGAACTGCCGGGCCTGCGCGCCGGGACCGGACTCACCGTCGTCAGTTGGCTGATGCGCCTCGGGTTCCTGTTGTCTCCCCCGGTGGTCGGGCTCGTCGCCGACGCCGTGGGCTTGAGGGTGGGGCTGCTCGTGGTGCCCTTCGCGGGCCTGCTCGTGCTGTCGCTCGCGGGCGTGTTGTCCGCCACCCGGGCCTCCCCCCGGGCCTCCGGAAAGCGCGGGGATGGCGAGGATTGGAACGCGAAACTCGAGGAGGTGCGGTGA
- a CDS encoding sugar O-acetyltransferase: MRTEKEKMLAGELYSAADPELAAARSRARKLLRDYNQTTEDEPTRREELLARLLGATGTGVWIEPPFFCDYGEHIRLGARVFMNTQCVVLDCHRVTLGDDVFLGPGVHIYGATHPLDPDERIKGPELGRPVTIGSKVWIGGGAIICPGVTIGEGSTIGAGSVVVRDIPPYVLAAGNPCRVIRNLR; encoded by the coding sequence ATGCGGACGGAGAAGGAGAAGATGCTCGCGGGCGAGCTGTATTCCGCGGCGGACCCGGAGCTGGCGGCGGCACGGAGCCGCGCGCGCAAGCTGCTGCGCGACTACAACCAGACCACGGAGGACGAGCCGACGCGGCGCGAGGAGCTCCTCGCCCGGCTCCTGGGGGCCACGGGCACGGGCGTCTGGATCGAGCCCCCGTTCTTCTGTGACTACGGCGAGCACATCCGGCTGGGCGCGCGAGTCTTCATGAACACCCAGTGCGTGGTCCTCGACTGCCATCGGGTGACGCTGGGCGATGACGTGTTCCTGGGTCCCGGCGTGCACATCTACGGGGCCACGCACCCGTTGGATCCGGACGAGCGGATCAAGGGCCCCGAGCTGGGGCGGCCCGTCACCATTGGAAGCAAGGTCTGGATTGGGGGGGGCGCCATCATCTGCCCGGGCGTCACCATCGGGGAGGGCTCCACCATTGGCGCCGGCAGCGTGGTGGTGCGGGACATTCCCCCGTACGTCCTCGCCGCGGGAAACCCCTGCCGGGTCATCCGGAACCTGCGTTGA
- a CDS encoding glutamine amidotransferase-related protein, whose translation MRAVVLQHEENVDAGLVGPALEAAGFKLVHRFRGTKREDVDAELLVVLGGYMGVYEAERHPFLGEEVALLAERLALGRPALGICLGAQMLAAAAGAEVFLGKNGFEVGVLPVRWTKEALADPVLAGVRPRTAVAHWHQDTYKAVPGATLLASTDRYSQQAFRLGDSYAFQFHLELTADVFDHWLVKDAEELTELHEKNVDELRAQIPKLRAAEPENRELIERLAHHYARIAR comes from the coding sequence ATGCGCGCGGTGGTGCTGCAGCACGAGGAGAACGTGGACGCGGGCCTCGTGGGCCCGGCCCTGGAGGCGGCGGGCTTCAAGCTCGTCCACCGCTTCCGGGGCACGAAGCGTGAGGACGTGGACGCCGAGCTGCTGGTGGTGCTCGGCGGCTACATGGGCGTCTACGAGGCCGAGCGGCACCCCTTCCTCGGTGAGGAGGTGGCGCTGCTGGCCGAGCGGCTGGCGCTCGGGCGGCCCGCGCTGGGCATCTGCCTGGGCGCGCAGATGCTCGCGGCGGCGGCGGGCGCGGAGGTGTTCCTCGGCAAGAACGGCTTCGAGGTGGGCGTGCTCCCCGTGCGCTGGACGAAGGAGGCGCTCGCGGATCCGGTGCTCGCGGGCGTCCGGCCTCGCACGGCCGTGGCGCACTGGCACCAGGACACCTACAAGGCCGTGCCGGGCGCCACGCTGCTGGCGTCCACGGATCGCTACTCGCAGCAGGCCTTCCGGCTCGGGGACTCGTACGCGTTCCAGTTCCACCTGGAGCTCACCGCGGACGTGTTCGACCACTGGCTGGTGAAGGACGCGGAGGAGCTGACCGAACTGCACGAGAAGAACGTGGACGAACTGCGCGCCCAGATTCCGAAGCTCCGCGCGGCCGAGCCGGAGAACCGCGAGCTCATCGAGCGGCTCGCCCACCACTACGCCCGGATCGCCCGCTGA